In one Halosimplex halophilum genomic region, the following are encoded:
- a CDS encoding Na(+)/H(+) antiporter subunit D, which translates to MVDPLVPPFLPVAVAALLLPFLGRKLGHALGALASAAVVPYVWLTDAGTHWEVSLFGFRAVLYNVDEFSTLMGLIFGFIAAAAVVYSYYSEADSVQTAFALSYVAASLGAVFGGDWLSLIFFWELMAVTSTLLVWYYGGRAVRAGFRYALLHGVGGTLLLGAVIWHYVEVGSFLFSAAEGGMAGEVAPLLAAVGIGVNVGFVGLHAWLPDTYPRPHVAASVFLCVFTTKTGVYGMYRAFPDGHVAVAYMGGIMAVFGATFALFQNDMRRLLSYHIQSQVGYMVAGVGIGTALGQAGAMAHVFNHILYKGLLFMTAGVVIYRTGKESLKKLGGLGREMPITAVSFAVAALSIAGFPGFNGFVSKGIVISASHYEFPAGPLAIGDFHTLELLLLVGGVGTFLSFIKFGYYAFLHGEYDGSVPDANRGQAVAMVTVAALCVFYGLFDGALFAILPFDVTSDAAVGHVYETYTVDHVVEGVALAAIGLVGFVLIKKPLSKVGRVPDIDSLYNPAALYGTRALVVGVTELYAAADRAVVGLAERSVAVTTRPRESIEGTTGDAPDSLRAGIGTSVVLVALVAVAVLFVLIV; encoded by the coding sequence ATGGTCGACCCCCTCGTCCCGCCGTTCCTCCCCGTCGCCGTCGCGGCGCTGCTGCTGCCGTTCCTCGGCCGGAAACTCGGCCACGCGCTGGGCGCCCTCGCGTCGGCCGCGGTCGTCCCCTACGTCTGGCTGACCGACGCGGGGACCCACTGGGAGGTGTCGCTGTTCGGCTTCCGGGCGGTGCTGTACAACGTCGACGAGTTCTCGACGCTGATGGGCCTGATCTTCGGGTTCATCGCCGCCGCGGCGGTGGTCTACTCCTACTATTCGGAGGCCGACTCGGTCCAGACCGCCTTCGCGCTGAGCTACGTCGCCGCCAGCCTCGGCGCCGTCTTCGGCGGCGACTGGCTGTCGCTGATCTTCTTCTGGGAGCTGATGGCCGTGACCAGCACGCTGCTGGTCTGGTACTACGGCGGCCGGGCAGTCCGCGCGGGCTTCCGCTACGCGCTGCTGCACGGCGTCGGCGGGACGCTCCTGCTGGGCGCCGTGATCTGGCACTACGTCGAGGTCGGATCCTTCCTCTTCTCTGCCGCAGAGGGCGGGATGGCCGGCGAGGTCGCCCCCCTGCTGGCGGCGGTCGGCATCGGCGTCAACGTCGGGTTCGTCGGCCTGCACGCCTGGCTGCCCGACACCTACCCGCGCCCGCACGTCGCCGCCAGCGTCTTCCTCTGCGTGTTCACCACGAAGACCGGCGTCTACGGCATGTACCGCGCGTTCCCGGACGGCCACGTCGCCGTCGCCTACATGGGTGGTATCATGGCTGTCTTCGGCGCGACCTTCGCGCTGTTCCAGAACGACATGCGCCGCCTGCTGTCCTACCACATCCAGTCGCAGGTCGGATACATGGTCGCCGGCGTCGGCATCGGCACCGCGCTCGGCCAGGCCGGCGCGATGGCCCACGTGTTCAACCACATCCTCTACAAGGGCCTCCTGTTCATGACCGCCGGCGTCGTCATCTACCGGACGGGCAAGGAGAGCCTGAAGAAACTCGGTGGCCTCGGCCGCGAGATGCCGATCACCGCCGTCTCGTTCGCCGTCGCCGCGCTGTCGATCGCCGGCTTCCCCGGGTTCAACGGCTTCGTCAGCAAGGGGATCGTCATCTCCGCGAGCCACTACGAGTTCCCGGCGGGCCCCCTCGCTATCGGCGACTTCCACACCCTGGAACTGCTCCTCCTGGTCGGGGGCGTCGGCACCTTCCTCTCGTTCATCAAGTTCGGCTACTACGCGTTCCTCCACGGCGAGTACGACGGCAGCGTCCCCGACGCCAACCGCGGCCAGGCCGTCGCGATGGTCACGGTCGCCGCCCTCTGTGTCTTCTACGGGCTGTTCGACGGCGCGCTGTTCGCGATCCTCCCCTTCGACGTGACCAGCGACGCGGCCGTCGGCCATGTCTACGAGACGTACACCGTCGACCACGTCGTCGAGGGCGTCGCGCTGGCCGCGATCGGTCTCGTCGGGTTCGTCCTCATCAAGAAGCCGCTGTCGAAGGTGGGCCGGGTCCCCGACATCGACAGCCTGTACAACCCCGCGGCGCTGTACGGCACCCGCGCGCTCGTCGTCGGCGTCACGGAGCTGTACGCCGCGGCCGACCGCGCCGTCGTCGGCCTCGCCGAGCGCTCCGTCGCCGTGACCACGCGGCCGCGGGAATCCATCGAGGGGACGACCGGCGACGCGCCCGACTCCCTGCGGGCGGGCATCGGCACCAGCGTCGTGCTCGTGGCGCTGGTCGCCGTCGCCGTCCTCTTCGTCCTGATCGTCTGA
- a CDS encoding cation:proton antiporter, whose translation MTELTSLRPVAAVLVSAVAIVPILASRGRPNLREAWTVLAALAKLGIVASMVPGVLAGDTYVTDFGTFVPGVQFVLRADSLGILFALLASLLWLVTSFYSMGYMRGLDEHSQTRYFAAFAGSLASAIGIAFAGNLLVLFVFYELLTVATYPLVAHDETDEARAAGRKYLTYTFGGGVAVLAGAVLVYWLTSSPAGPGTTAFAAGGIADLATADPVVARVAFALLITGFGVKAALMPIHSWLPDAMVAPTPVSGLLHAVAVVKSGVFGIARVVLDVFGPDLVGELGMGTILASIAAFTLVTASVIALRQDNLKRRLAYSTVSQLSYIVLGLAVLHPYSLVGGLLHIPAHAFMKLTLFFCAGAIHVETHTDDISNMAGIGRRMPLTMTAFGVASIGMAGIPLAAGFVSKYFLLIGTVETGDIVFTLALLVSGILNVAYFWPVVYTAFFESPGEQDPKPLVEAVLGGRFGERDVAADGGRPDDDPDGESAGPADDRGHADDHGYADDHEGQGPLDDAEAAAHIEREHGPDERPAWEHRRWTGEESTWLMLGPICFAATGSVVLGIVPDAAVFLRIVRLVVSGVTGVSV comes from the coding sequence ATGACGGAACTCACATCGCTCAGACCGGTCGCCGCAGTGCTCGTATCGGCAGTCGCCATCGTCCCGATCCTCGCCTCGCGCGGGCGGCCCAACCTCCGCGAGGCCTGGACGGTGCTCGCGGCGCTCGCCAAGCTGGGGATCGTCGCCAGCATGGTGCCGGGCGTGCTCGCCGGCGACACCTACGTCACCGACTTCGGCACGTTCGTCCCCGGCGTCCAGTTCGTCCTCCGGGCGGACTCGCTTGGGATCCTCTTCGCTCTGCTGGCGAGCCTGCTGTGGCTGGTGACCAGCTTCTACAGCATGGGCTACATGCGCGGGCTCGACGAACACAGCCAGACGCGCTACTTCGCGGCGTTCGCCGGTAGCCTCGCGTCGGCGATCGGCATCGCCTTCGCCGGCAACCTGCTCGTGCTGTTCGTCTTCTACGAGCTGCTGACCGTCGCTACCTACCCGCTGGTCGCCCACGACGAGACCGACGAGGCCCGCGCCGCCGGCCGGAAGTACCTCACCTACACCTTCGGCGGCGGCGTCGCCGTCCTCGCGGGCGCGGTGCTGGTCTACTGGCTGACGAGTTCGCCCGCCGGCCCCGGGACGACCGCCTTCGCCGCCGGCGGGATCGCCGACCTGGCGACGGCCGACCCCGTCGTCGCCCGCGTCGCCTTCGCCCTGCTGATCACCGGCTTCGGCGTCAAGGCCGCGCTCATGCCGATCCACTCGTGGCTGCCGGACGCGATGGTCGCGCCGACGCCCGTCTCCGGCCTGCTGCACGCGGTCGCGGTCGTCAAGTCCGGCGTCTTCGGCATCGCGCGCGTTGTGCTCGACGTGTTCGGGCCGGACCTGGTGGGCGAGCTCGGGATGGGGACGATACTGGCGTCGATCGCCGCGTTCACGCTCGTCACCGCCAGCGTCATCGCGCTCCGCCAGGACAACCTCAAGCGCCGGCTGGCCTACTCGACGGTGAGCCAGCTCTCCTACATCGTGCTCGGACTGGCGGTGTTACACCCGTACTCGCTGGTCGGCGGCCTGCTGCACATCCCCGCCCACGCGTTCATGAAGCTCACGCTGTTCTTCTGCGCGGGGGCGATCCACGTCGAGACCCACACCGACGACATCTCCAATATGGCCGGCATCGGCAGGCGAATGCCGCTGACGATGACCGCCTTCGGCGTCGCGTCGATCGGCATGGCCGGCATCCCGCTGGCCGCCGGGTTCGTCAGCAAGTACTTCCTGCTCATCGGCACCGTCGAGACGGGCGATATCGTCTTCACGCTCGCGCTGCTCGTTTCCGGAATCCTCAACGTCGCGTACTTCTGGCCGGTCGTCTACACGGCCTTCTTCGAGTCGCCCGGCGAACAGGACCCCAAACCACTCGTCGAGGCCGTCCTCGGCGGCCGCTTCGGCGAGCGCGACGTGGCCGCCGACGGCGGGCGGCCGGACGACGACCCCGACGGTGAGTCGGCGGGCCCGGCCGACGACCGCGGCCACGCCGACGACCACGGCTACGCCGACGACCACGAGGGCCAGGGGCCGCTCGACGACGCCGAGGCCGCGGCCCACATCGAGCGCGAACACGGTCCCGACGAGCGCCCGGCCTGGGAACACCGCCGGTGGACCGGCGAGGAGTCGACCTGGCTGATGCTCGGCCCCATCTGCTTCGCCGCGACCGGCTCCGTCGTCCTCGGGATCGTCCCCGACGCCGCCGTCTTCCTGCGGATCGTGAGACTGGTCGTCTCCGGCGTGACGGGGGTGAGCGTCTGA
- a CDS encoding monovalent cation/H+ antiporter subunit D family protein gives MSDLPALVVALPILGSVAVLLAGLVRPRTGWPITVLAAVGQVVAVGALATRAFGDDPVRYVVGGFTAPFGIELYVDGLSASMALLVAVVSVGVLAYARTAGPRSNPFYATYLLLVAGLTGMSITGDVFNMYVFLEITGLTAYALVASGEGGRSALAALKYLLVGTVGASLFLLGIGYAYVATGTLNMHDLSTQLADVGYADPLVQAAFGLLVVGLFVKVAVFPVHTWQPTAYAGAPDSVSAFISALVSTVAAYALIRIVFTVFTVDFLAANGFAGTLLAAAAVVSIVAGSVLAVSQTEIKRMLAYSSVSQFGLVLAAVAVANTTALTGAAIHLVGHAVMKGGLFLTSGLIATETGARSIDGYDGLAERLPAGAGAFGVLALAMVGVPPAVGFVGKWYVALGAVEAEAWPLAVVIFASTLLTLAYFARIVERMYFREAPAADANVEPAGAERGTRTAVATDGTGPTGDEAGSSPAGDALAAARVSLGMRATVVAAAVLAIVLGVAAFQYGQLLEPTIERLLS, from the coding sequence ATGAGTGACCTGCCCGCCCTCGTCGTCGCGCTCCCGATCCTGGGGTCGGTCGCGGTGCTGCTCGCCGGGCTCGTCCGCCCGCGGACCGGCTGGCCGATCACCGTCCTCGCCGCGGTCGGCCAGGTCGTCGCGGTCGGGGCGCTGGCGACCCGCGCGTTCGGCGACGACCCGGTCCGCTACGTCGTCGGCGGGTTCACCGCCCCCTTCGGGATCGAACTCTACGTCGACGGGCTGTCGGCCTCGATGGCGCTGCTCGTCGCGGTCGTCTCCGTCGGCGTCCTCGCGTACGCCCGCACCGCGGGCCCGCGGTCGAACCCCTTCTACGCGACCTACCTCCTGCTGGTCGCCGGCCTGACCGGCATGAGCATCACCGGGGACGTGTTCAACATGTACGTCTTCCTGGAGATCACGGGGCTGACCGCCTACGCCCTGGTCGCCAGCGGCGAGGGCGGCCGCTCCGCGCTGGCGGCGCTGAAGTACCTGCTCGTCGGCACGGTCGGCGCGTCGCTGTTCCTGCTGGGGATCGGCTACGCCTACGTCGCGACCGGGACGCTCAACATGCACGACCTGTCGACCCAGCTCGCCGATGTCGGTTACGCGGACCCGCTCGTCCAGGCCGCGTTCGGCCTGCTCGTCGTCGGCCTGTTCGTCAAGGTGGCGGTGTTCCCGGTCCACACCTGGCAGCCGACCGCCTACGCCGGCGCGCCCGACTCCGTGAGCGCGTTCATCTCGGCGCTGGTCTCGACGGTCGCCGCCTACGCCCTGATCCGGATCGTCTTCACCGTCTTCACCGTCGACTTCCTCGCCGCGAACGGCTTCGCGGGGACCCTGCTGGCCGCGGCGGCCGTCGTCAGCATCGTCGCCGGGAGCGTCCTCGCGGTGAGCCAGACGGAGATCAAGCGGATGCTCGCCTACTCGTCGGTGTCGCAGTTCGGGCTCGTCCTCGCGGCGGTCGCCGTCGCCAACACCACCGCGCTGACGGGCGCGGCGATCCACCTCGTCGGCCACGCCGTCATGAAGGGCGGCCTGTTCCTGACGAGCGGGCTGATAGCGACCGAGACGGGCGCCCGCTCGATCGACGGCTACGACGGGCTGGCCGAGCGCCTGCCCGCCGGCGCGGGGGCGTTCGGCGTCCTCGCGCTCGCGATGGTGGGCGTCCCGCCCGCCGTCGGGTTCGTCGGCAAGTGGTACGTCGCCCTGGGCGCCGTCGAGGCCGAGGCCTGGCCGCTCGCGGTCGTCATCTTCGCGAGCACGCTGCTCACGCTCGCGTACTTCGCCCGGATCGTCGAGCGGATGTACTTCCGCGAGGCGCCCGCGGCCGACGCGAACGTCGAACCGGCCGGCGCCGAGCGCGGGACCCGGACGGCCGTCGCCACCGACGGCACCGGGCCGACGGGCGACGAGGCCGGCTCGTCCCCCGCCGGCGACGCGCTCGCCGCCGCGCGCGTCTCCCTCGGGATGCGCGCGACGGTCGTCGCCGCGGCCGTCCTGGCTATCGTCCTCGGCGTCGCCGCGTTCCAGTACGGACAGCTCCTCGAACCGACCATCGAACGGCTCCTGTCATGA